In the genome of Syntrophomonadaceae bacterium, one region contains:
- the metA gene encoding homoserine O-succinyltransferase has product MPIKIPDNLPTMEILTSENIFVMGEERAIHQDIRPLEIAILNLMPTKIITETQILRLLGNSPLQVNITLLHPKTHTSKNTPQEHLLKFYKTFDCVKNQKFDGLVITGAPVEKLEFTEVDFWAELTQIMDWAENSVFSTLFICWGAQAGLYHHYGIPKYPLPAKVFGVFPHYINKKNVKLLRGFDDKFYVPHSRYTEVRREDIEKVEQLLILSESLEAGVYLAISKDNKKVFVTGHSEYDPLTLKAEHDRDLEKKLPISIPKNYYPEDDPAKEPMVRWRSHANLLFTNWLNYYVYQETPYDLSEIK; this is encoded by the coding sequence ATGCCCATTAAAATTCCCGATAACCTCCCTACAATGGAAATCCTGACCTCAGAGAATATCTTCGTCATGGGAGAGGAGCGAGCCATCCATCAGGATATTCGCCCGCTGGAGATAGCCATCTTGAACTTGATGCCGACAAAAATCATCACCGAGACTCAAATATTGCGTCTTTTGGGAAATTCACCCCTCCAGGTGAATATCACCCTTTTGCACCCGAAAACCCATACTTCCAAGAATACCCCGCAAGAACACTTGCTTAAATTTTACAAGACTTTTGATTGTGTCAAAAATCAAAAATTTGACGGGCTAGTCATTACCGGGGCACCTGTAGAAAAATTGGAATTTACGGAAGTAGACTTCTGGGCGGAGCTTACCCAAATCATGGACTGGGCCGAAAACAGCGTTTTTTCAACCTTGTTTATCTGCTGGGGCGCGCAGGCCGGGTTATACCACCATTACGGGATTCCTAAATATCCCTTGCCAGCCAAGGTATTTGGCGTTTTTCCCCACTATATCAACAAAAAAAATGTCAAGCTCTTGCGGGGATTTGATGATAAGTTTTATGTCCCTCATTCCCGGTATACCGAGGTAAGAAGAGAAGACATTGAAAAAGTTGAACAGCTTTTAATCCTGTCAGAATCTTTGGAGGCAGGGGTTTATCTTGCGATCTCCAAAGACAACAAAAAAGTATTCGTGACTGGGCATTCCGAATACGATCCCTTGACTCTTAAAGCCGAACATGACCGTGATCTGGAAAAAAAGCTTCCTATTTCCATCCCCAAAAACTATTATCCGGAAGATGACCCTGCCAAGGAGCCTATGGTTAGGTGGCGCAGCCATGCCAACCTGCTTTTTACCAATTGGTTGAACTATTATGTTTACCAGGAAACACCTTATGATTTAAGCGAGATAAAATAG
- a CDS encoding rubrerythrin family protein, producing MPELKGSRTEANLWQAFAGESQARNKYTYFASVAKSEGLEQIAAIFLETADHEKEHAKRAFKFLKALGNTEQNLKMAIEGENYEWTSMYKEFAAVAKEEGFEELAEFFQEVGEVEEEHEKRYAALLKNLQSGKVFAKDQPVKWQCRNCGYVHKGLSAPEICPACAHPQAHYQVLCENY from the coding sequence ATGCCAGAATTGAAAGGATCGCGGACCGAAGCTAACCTGTGGCAGGCCTTTGCCGGTGAATCTCAGGCCAGAAATAAGTACACCTATTTTGCATCCGTCGCTAAGAGTGAGGGGTTAGAGCAAATTGCCGCAATTTTTCTGGAAACAGCTGACCATGAAAAGGAGCATGCAAAACGGGCCTTCAAATTCCTAAAGGCTTTGGGAAATACCGAGCAGAACTTGAAAATGGCCATTGAAGGAGAAAACTACGAGTGGACTTCCATGTACAAGGAATTTGCAGCAGTTGCCAAGGAGGAAGGGTTTGAAGAATTGGCTGAATTCTTTCAAGAAGTGGGGGAAGTTGAAGAAGAGCACGAGAAAAGATACGCTGCCCTCTTAAAGAACCTCCAGTCCGGAAAGGTATTTGCCAAAGACCAGCCTGTCAAGTGGCAATGCCGCAACTGCGGCTATGTCCATAAAGGCCTGTCGGCACCCGAAATCTGTCCTGCCTGTGCCCATCCCCAGGCCCACTACCAGGTGCTGTGTGAAAACTATTAA
- a CDS encoding flavin reductase — translation MKKWRCTVCNYIHEGPKPPEVCPVCGVTSEFFEEVQEEASPAGGAASPPVVPVVTQAGGKIKEALFKLTYGLYVVSSKDAENKINGQICNTVFQITSEPRRIALGINRSNHTHGYISQTGALAVSVLGTANMDMVKHFGFQSGRSVDKFSGIEYSLSPVTGCPILTQGIAYLDCRIIPEFTANLGTHTLFIADIIEGNILGENSPLTYDYYRTNRTR, via the coding sequence ATGAAAAAATGGCGCTGCACCGTGTGCAACTATATTCACGAAGGCCCGAAGCCGCCGGAAGTCTGTCCGGTTTGCGGGGTGACCAGTGAATTTTTTGAGGAAGTCCAGGAGGAGGCATCTCCTGCCGGGGGAGCTGCTTCACCGCCGGTAGTACCGGTGGTGACCCAGGCCGGCGGAAAAATCAAGGAAGCCCTGTTTAAACTTACCTATGGGCTTTATGTCGTTAGTTCCAAGGATGCCGAAAACAAGATTAACGGCCAGATCTGCAATACGGTATTCCAGATTACCAGCGAGCCGCGCCGGATTGCCCTTGGCATTAACCGGAGCAACCACACCCACGGCTATATCTCGCAAACTGGGGCCTTGGCGGTTTCAGTCTTAGGCACTGCAAATATGGACATGGTCAAGCACTTTGGCTTTCAGTCCGGCAGGTCGGTGGATAAGTTTTCCGGCATAGAATACTCCCTATCCCCGGTAACCGGCTGTCCCATTTTAACCCAAGGCATTGCCTATCTGGACTGCCGGATAATACCGGAGTTTACTGCCAATCTGGGAACCCATACCCTGTTTATAGCGGATATAATTGAAGGAAATATATTGGGGGAGAATAGCCCCCTGACTTATGACTATTACCGGACTAACCGGACCAGGTAA